A portion of the Polaribacter cellanae genome contains these proteins:
- a CDS encoding glycine--tRNA ligase, producing MAKQEDQFKKVLSHAKEYGYVFQSSEIYDGLSAVYDYAQNGVELKKNIRDYWWKAMVQMHENIVGIDAAILMHPTTWKASGHVDAFNDPLIDNKDSKKRYRADVLVEDFREKISEKIQKDIDKAKKRFGDAFNEEEFRNTNPNVLRRQKQMDEITAELTRVQEEGDLVGFRELIIDLGINCPVSGSKNWTEVKQFNLMFGTQIGASSENSTQVYLRPETAQGIFVNFLNVQKTGRMKIPFGIAQTGKAFRNEIVARQFIFRMREFEQMEMQFFVKPGTQKEWYNKWKETRLKWHLSLGMGAENYRFHDHDKLAHYADAAADIEFKFPFGFKELEGIHSRTDFDLKAHEEYSGKKLQYFDHEENKSYVPYVVETSIGLDRMFLAVFSNSLQEETLENGTTRTVLKLPAVLAPFKVAIFPLVKKDGLPEVARKIMNDLKWDFNVFYDEKDAVGKRYRRQDAAGTPFCITVDHDTLEDNSVTIRHRDTMEQKRVAIADLKELIKAAVDVKTWLQKM from the coding sequence ATGGCAAAACAAGAAGATCAATTTAAAAAGGTATTATCGCATGCGAAGGAATATGGGTATGTATTTCAATCGAGCGAAATTTACGACGGATTAAGTGCAGTTTACGACTACGCTCAAAATGGAGTAGAATTAAAGAAAAATATAAGAGATTACTGGTGGAAAGCAATGGTGCAAATGCACGAAAATATTGTGGGAATAGATGCTGCAATTTTAATGCACCCAACTACTTGGAAAGCTTCTGGACATGTAGATGCTTTTAACGATCCTTTAATTGATAATAAAGATTCTAAAAAACGTTACAGAGCAGATGTTTTAGTGGAAGATTTTAGAGAGAAAATATCTGAGAAAATTCAAAAAGATATCGATAAAGCTAAAAAACGTTTTGGAGATGCTTTTAACGAGGAGGAGTTTAGAAATACGAACCCAAATGTTTTGCGTCGTCAAAAACAAATGGACGAGATTACTGCTGAATTAACGAGAGTTCAGGAAGAAGGTGATTTGGTTGGTTTTAGAGAATTAATTATAGACTTAGGAATCAATTGCCCAGTTTCTGGTTCAAAAAATTGGACGGAAGTAAAGCAATTCAATTTAATGTTTGGAACTCAAATTGGAGCATCCTCAGAAAATTCTACACAAGTATATTTACGACCTGAAACTGCGCAAGGTATTTTTGTAAATTTCTTAAATGTTCAAAAAACGGGAAGGATGAAAATTCCTTTTGGAATCGCGCAAACAGGTAAAGCTTTTAGAAATGAGATTGTTGCAAGACAATTTATTTTTAGAATGCGTGAATTCGAACAAATGGAAATGCAATTTTTTGTAAAACCAGGAACGCAAAAAGAGTGGTATAATAAGTGGAAAGAAACACGGTTAAAATGGCATTTATCATTAGGAATGGGAGCAGAGAATTATCGTTTTCACGACCATGATAAATTAGCACATTATGCAGATGCAGCAGCAGATATCGAGTTTAAATTTCCATTTGGTTTTAAGGAATTAGAAGGGATTCATTCAAGAACAGATTTCGATTTAAAAGCGCACGAAGAATATTCAGGAAAGAAATTGCAATATTTCGATCACGAAGAAAACAAAAGTTATGTACCTTATGTAGTGGAAACTTCAATAGGTTTAGATAGAATGTTTTTAGCTGTTTTCTCTAATTCTTTACAAGAAGAAACATTAGAAAACGGAACAACAAGAACTGTTTTAAAATTGCCAGCAGTTTTAGCACCTTTTAAAGTAGCTATTTTTCCGTTAGTTAAAAAAGACGGTTTGCCAGAAGTTGCACGTAAGATTATGAATGATCTTAAATGGGATTTTAATGTATTTTATGATGAAAAAGATGCAGTTGGAAAGCGTTACAGAAGACAAGATGCAGCAGGAACACCATTTTGTATTACTGTAGATCACGATACTTTAGAAGATAATTCTGTAACAATTCGTCATAGAGATACTATGGAGCAAAAACGTGTTGCTATTGCCGATTTAAAAGAGCTTATAAAAGCAGCAGTAGATGTAAAAACTTGGTTACAGAAAATGTAG
- a CDS encoding lipocalin family protein, protein MKKIAFILFAFVATFSSCSSDNNNEDNEITIIGSWELKADKPANPKDTYISKQKVTFLPNGTLSSEAEILRQGKKIIQNTNGKYTTSGNKLTVITVTSDGKENTTESVYKIDGNKLTITTEGKTQVYTRV, encoded by the coding sequence ATGAAAAAAATAGCATTTATATTATTCGCGTTTGTAGCCACATTTAGCTCTTGTAGTTCAGATAATAATAATGAAGATAATGAAATTACCATTATTGGGTCTTGGGAACTAAAAGCCGATAAACCAGCAAATCCTAAAGACACCTATATTAGTAAACAAAAAGTAACCTTTTTACCAAATGGCACTTTATCTTCAGAAGCAGAAATTCTAAGACAAGGAAAAAAAATTATACAAAACACAAATGGTAAATATACTACATCTGGTAATAAATTAACAGTTATTACAGTTACAAGTGATGGGAAAGAAAATACTACTGAGTCTGTATACAAAATTGATGGTAATAAACTTACAATTACTACAGAAGGTAAAACACAAGTTTATACACGTGTATAA
- the groL gene encoding chaperonin GroEL (60 kDa chaperone family; promotes refolding of misfolded polypeptides especially under stressful conditions; forms two stacked rings of heptamers to form a barrel-shaped 14mer; ends can be capped by GroES; misfolded proteins enter the barrel where they are refolded when GroES binds), which translates to MAKDIKFDIEARDGLKRGVDALANAVKVTLGPKGRNVIISKSFGAPTVTKDGVSVAKEVELENELENMGAQMVKEVASKTNDLAGDGTTTATVLAQAIVKEGLKNVAAGANPMDLKRGIDKAVATIISDLEKQTQKVGNSSEKIKQVAAISANNDDTIGELIATAFTKVGKEGVITVEEAKGMETYVDVVEGMQFDRGYLSPYFVTDADKMIADLENPYILLFDKKISNLNEILPILEPVAQSGKPLLIIAEDVDGQALATLVVNKLRGGLKIAAVKAPGFGDRRKAMLEDIAILTGGTVISEERGFSLENATLDLLGTAETVTIDKDNTTIVNGSGDAKAIKARVNQIKTQIETTTSDYDKEKLQERLAKLAGGVAVLYVGAASEVEMKEKKDRVDDALHATRAAVEEGIVAGGGVALVRAKKVLEKLATENLDETTGVQIINKAIEAPLRIIIENAGGEGSVVLNKVLEGKKDFGYNAKSDEYVDMLKAGIIDPKKVTRVALENAASVAGMILTTECALIDIKEDAPAGGMPPMGGGGMPGMM; encoded by the coding sequence ATGGCAAAAGATATAAAATTTGATATTGAAGCAAGAGACGGATTAAAACGTGGAGTTGATGCTTTAGCAAATGCAGTAAAAGTAACTTTAGGACCAAAAGGAAGAAATGTAATTATTTCTAAATCTTTTGGTGCACCAACAGTAACTAAAGACGGTGTTTCTGTTGCAAAAGAAGTAGAATTAGAAAACGAGCTTGAAAATATGGGAGCTCAAATGGTAAAAGAAGTTGCTTCTAAAACCAACGATTTAGCGGGTGATGGAACAACTACTGCAACCGTTTTGGCACAAGCAATCGTAAAAGAAGGATTAAAAAATGTTGCAGCAGGCGCAAATCCAATGGATTTAAAACGTGGAATTGATAAAGCTGTTGCTACAATTATTTCTGATTTAGAAAAACAAACTCAAAAAGTAGGTAATTCTTCTGAAAAAATAAAACAAGTTGCTGCAATTTCTGCAAATAACGACGATACTATTGGAGAATTAATTGCAACTGCTTTTACCAAAGTTGGTAAAGAAGGTGTTATTACTGTAGAAGAAGCAAAAGGTATGGAAACATATGTAGATGTTGTGGAAGGTATGCAGTTTGACAGAGGTTACTTATCTCCATACTTTGTTACAGATGCAGATAAAATGATTGCAGATTTAGAAAATCCATACATCTTATTATTCGATAAGAAAATCTCTAACTTAAACGAGATTCTTCCAATTTTAGAACCTGTTGCTCAATCTGGAAAACCTCTTTTAATTATTGCTGAAGATGTAGATGGACAAGCATTAGCAACTTTAGTAGTTAACAAATTGCGTGGTGGTTTAAAAATCGCTGCTGTAAAAGCACCTGGTTTTGGAGATAGAAGAAAAGCAATGTTAGAAGACATCGCTATTTTAACTGGTGGAACTGTAATTTCTGAAGAAAGAGGTTTTTCTCTTGAAAATGCAACCTTAGATTTATTAGGAACTGCAGAAACTGTAACTATCGATAAAGATAATACTACAATTGTAAATGGCTCTGGTGATGCGAAAGCAATTAAAGCTAGAGTAAACCAAATTAAAACGCAAATCGAAACGACAACGTCTGATTATGATAAGGAAAAACTACAAGAACGTTTGGCGAAATTAGCTGGTGGTGTTGCAGTTTTATATGTGGGTGCTGCTTCTGAAGTAGAAATGAAAGAGAAAAAAGACAGAGTAGATGATGCTTTACATGCTACAAGAGCTGCTGTAGAAGAAGGAATTGTTGCTGGTGGTGGTGTTGCTTTAGTGCGTGCTAAAAAAGTTTTAGAGAAATTAGCAACTGAAAATTTAGATGAAACTACAGGTGTACAAATTATTAATAAAGCAATTGAAGCTCCATTAAGAATTATTATTGAAAATGCTGGTGGTGAAGGTTCTGTGGTTTTAAATAAAGTTTTAGAAGGTAAAAAAGACTTTGGTTACAATGCAAAATCAGATGAGTATGTAGATATGCTAAAAGCAGGAATTATAGATCCTAAAAAAGTAACTCGTGTGGCTTTAGAAAATGCAGCTTCTGTTGCTGGAATGATTCTTACTACTGAATGCGCTTTAATAGATATTAAAGAAGATGCTCCTGCTGGTGGAATGCCTCCAATGGGTGGTGGTGGAATGCCAGGAATGATGTAG
- a CDS encoding co-chaperone GroES, which yields MGLNIKPLADRVLVEPAPAETKTASGLIIPDNAKEKPQQGTVVAIGNGKVDEPLTVKVGDTVLYSKYGGTDLKLEGKDYLMMRESDILAII from the coding sequence ATGGGATTAAACATTAAACCTTTAGCAGACAGAGTTCTTGTAGAACCTGCTCCAGCAGAAACAAAAACAGCGTCTGGATTAATTATACCAGATAATGCAAAAGAAAAACCGCAACAAGGAACTGTTGTAGCCATTGGAAATGGTAAAGTAGACGAGCCTTTAACTGTAAAAGTTGGCGACACTGTTTTGTATAGCAAATATGGTGGTACAGACTTAAAATTAGAAGGAAAAGATTATTTAATGATGCGTGAAAGCGACATCTTAGCAATTATCTAA
- the secG gene encoding preprotein translocase subunit SecG: MSYTAFLILILIVAIALILIVMVQNPKGGGLSSSFGGGGAQSLGGVQNTNKFLDNTTWTLAIAMFALILLANVAIPRGGDNNFKLDNTLDGIESTTPAPTNSTTTTNDSL; this comes from the coding sequence ATGAGTTATACAGCATTTTTAATTCTAATTTTGATTGTAGCAATCGCTTTAATCTTAATAGTTATGGTACAAAATCCTAAAGGTGGAGGTTTGTCTTCTTCTTTTGGTGGTGGTGGAGCACAGTCTTTAGGAGGTGTGCAAAACACAAATAAATTTTTAGATAACACAACCTGGACCTTAGCAATTGCAATGTTTGCTTTAATTTTATTAGCAAATGTAGCGATTCCAAGAGGTGGAGACAATAACTTTAAATTAGACAATACACTAGATGGTATTGAGAGTACAACTCCTGCTCCAACAAATTCTACAACAACCACAAACGACAGCTTATAA